A portion of the Bacillus thuringiensis genome contains these proteins:
- the rpoC gene encoding DNA-directed RNA polymerase subunit beta', producing the protein MIDVNNFEYMKIGLASPDKIRSWSYGEVKKPETINYRTLKPEKDGLFCERIFGPQKDWECHCGKYKRVRYKGVVCDRCGVEVTRAKVRRERMGHIELAAPVSHIWYFKGIPSRMGLVLDMSPRALEEVIYFASYVVTESGDTPLDKKQLLSEKEYRAYRDRYGSTFQAAMGAEAIKKLLQDIDLDKEVDFLKEELKTAQGQRRTRAIKRLEVLEAFRNSGNEPSWMILDVLPVIPPELRPMVQLDGGRFATSDLNDLYRRVINRNNRLKRLLDLGAPSIIVQNEKRMLQEAVDALIDNGRRGRPVTGPGNRPLKSLSHMLKGKQGRFRQNLLGKRVDYSGRSVIVVGPNLKMYQCGLPKEMALELFKPFVMKELVGKGLAHNIKSAKRKIERVHPEVWDVLESVIKEHPVLLNRAPTLHRLGIQAFEPTLVEGRAIRLHPLVCTAYNADFDGDQMAVHVPLSSEAQAEARILMLAAQNILNPKDGKPVVTPSQDMVLGNYYLTLEREGAIGEGMVFKDANEAILAYQNGYVHLHTRVAVAASSVNNVTFTEEQKGKLLLTTVGKLIFNEILPESFPYINEPTNSNLEKETPAEYFVEKGANIKEIIASREEVAPFSKKILGNIIAEVFKRFQITETSRMLDRMKNLGFKYSTKAGITVGVSDILVLGEKDEILHEAQAKVDNVIKQFRRGLITEEERYDRVISIWSNAKDVIQGKLMKSLNKRNPIFMMSDSGARGNASNFTQLAGMRGLMANPSGRIIELPIKSSFREGLTVLEYFISTHGARKGLADTALKTADSGYLTRRLVDVAQDVIVREDDCGTDRGLLIGAIKEGNEVIESLYDRLVGRFARKTVKHPETGEVLVSENQLITEDIAHIVENSGVETVNIRSAFTCNTRHGVCKKCYGRNLATGTDVEVGEAVGIIAAQSIGEPGTQLTMRTFHTGGVAGDDITQGLPRIQEIFEARNPKGQAVISEIDGVIAAINDVKDRQEVVVQGEVEARTYAIPYGARLKVTLGQPISHGKELTEGSIDPKELLKVTDITAVQEYLLREVQKVYRMQGVEIGDKHVEVMVRQMLRKVRVSDAGETDVLPGTLLDIHQFTDANAKVLLKGKQPATARPVLLGITKASLETDSFLSAASFQETTRVLTDAAIKGKRDELLGLKENVIIGKLVPAGTGMNRYRKVDLVKTTQDNMNVENDEVYVEQ; encoded by the coding sequence TTGATAGATGTAAATAACTTTGAATATATGAAGATTGGACTTGCTTCACCTGACAAGATTCGTTCTTGGTCATACGGTGAAGTTAAGAAACCAGAAACAATTAACTATCGTACGTTAAAGCCTGAAAAAGATGGCTTGTTCTGTGAGCGTATTTTCGGACCACAAAAGGACTGGGAATGTCATTGCGGAAAATACAAACGTGTACGTTATAAAGGTGTAGTTTGTGATCGATGTGGCGTTGAAGTAACGCGTGCAAAAGTACGTCGTGAACGTATGGGTCATATCGAATTAGCTGCTCCTGTATCTCATATTTGGTATTTCAAAGGTATCCCGAGCCGCATGGGACTTGTCTTAGACATGTCCCCTCGCGCGCTTGAAGAAGTAATTTATTTCGCTTCTTATGTTGTAACAGAAAGTGGAGATACACCACTTGATAAGAAGCAATTACTTTCTGAAAAAGAATACCGTGCATATCGTGATCGATATGGTAGCACATTCCAAGCTGCTATGGGTGCAGAAGCGATTAAAAAGCTACTACAAGACATTGATTTAGATAAAGAAGTAGACTTCTTAAAAGAAGAATTAAAAACAGCACAAGGACAACGCCGTACTCGTGCTATTAAACGTCTAGAAGTATTAGAAGCATTCCGTAACTCTGGAAATGAACCATCTTGGATGATCTTAGATGTTCTACCAGTTATCCCACCAGAACTACGCCCAATGGTACAGTTAGATGGTGGACGTTTTGCTACTTCTGACTTAAACGACTTATATCGTCGTGTAATTAACCGTAACAACCGTTTAAAACGTCTATTGGACCTAGGTGCTCCAAGCATCATCGTTCAAAACGAAAAACGTATGTTACAAGAAGCTGTAGACGCATTAATTGATAATGGTCGTCGTGGCCGTCCGGTTACTGGACCAGGTAACCGTCCATTAAAATCACTATCTCACATGCTTAAAGGTAAACAAGGACGTTTCCGTCAAAACTTATTAGGTAAACGTGTTGACTACTCTGGCCGTTCTGTAATCGTTGTAGGACCGAACTTAAAGATGTACCAATGTGGATTACCGAAAGAAATGGCGCTTGAACTGTTCAAACCTTTCGTTATGAAAGAGTTAGTTGGAAAAGGTTTAGCACACAACATTAAGAGTGCTAAACGTAAAATTGAGCGTGTACACCCTGAAGTTTGGGACGTTTTAGAATCTGTGATTAAAGAGCATCCAGTACTTCTAAACCGCGCACCAACACTTCACCGTCTTGGTATCCAGGCGTTTGAACCTACATTAGTAGAAGGTCGCGCAATTCGTCTTCACCCACTTGTATGTACTGCATACAATGCGGACTTTGACGGTGACCAAATGGCGGTTCACGTTCCGTTATCATCAGAGGCACAAGCAGAAGCTCGTATTCTTATGTTAGCGGCACAAAACATCTTGAATCCAAAAGACGGAAAACCAGTTGTTACTCCATCTCAGGATATGGTATTAGGTAACTACTACTTAACACTTGAGCGTGAAGGCGCAATCGGTGAAGGTATGGTCTTCAAAGATGCAAACGAAGCAATACTTGCATACCAAAATGGATATGTACATCTGCACACACGTGTTGCAGTTGCTGCAAGTTCAGTAAATAACGTAACATTTACTGAAGAGCAAAAAGGTAAGCTTCTATTAACAACAGTTGGTAAATTAATATTTAACGAAATCTTACCAGAGTCGTTCCCTTATATTAATGAACCGACAAACTCAAACCTTGAAAAAGAAACACCAGCGGAATATTTCGTTGAAAAAGGTGCGAACATTAAAGAAATTATTGCTAGTCGCGAAGAAGTGGCGCCATTTAGCAAGAAGATCCTTGGTAACATCATTGCGGAAGTATTCAAGCGTTTCCAAATTACGGAAACATCTCGCATGCTTGACCGTATGAAAAACTTAGGATTTAAGTACTCTACAAAAGCTGGTATTACAGTTGGGGTATCTGACATTCTTGTATTAGGTGAAAAAGATGAAATTCTCCATGAAGCACAAGCAAAAGTAGATAATGTAATTAAACAATTCCGTCGTGGTTTAATCACGGAAGAAGAACGTTACGATCGTGTTATCTCTATTTGGAGTAATGCAAAAGATGTTATCCAAGGAAAACTGATGAAATCCTTGAATAAACGCAACCCAATCTTCATGATGAGTGATTCCGGTGCCCGTGGTAACGCATCGAACTTTACTCAGCTTGCTGGTATGCGTGGTCTGATGGCCAATCCATCTGGTCGTATTATCGAACTTCCAATTAAATCAAGTTTCCGTGAAGGTTTAACAGTACTTGAGTACTTCATCTCTACGCATGGTGCGCGTAAAGGTCTTGCCGATACAGCACTTAAAACTGCCGATTCTGGTTACTTAACACGTCGTCTTGTAGACGTTGCACAAGATGTAATTGTCCGTGAAGATGATTGTGGAACAGATCGTGGTCTATTAATTGGTGCGATTAAAGAGGGTAATGAAGTAATTGAGTCATTATATGATCGTCTTGTTGGACGTTTTGCAAGAAAAACTGTAAAACATCCTGAAACAGGTGAAGTATTAGTTAGTGAAAACCAATTAATTACTGAAGATATCGCTCATATCGTTGAGAATTCGGGTGTTGAAACTGTAAACATTCGTTCAGCGTTCACGTGTAACACTCGCCATGGTGTATGTAAGAAGTGTTACGGCCGTAACTTAGCAACTGGTACAGACGTAGAAGTAGGAGAAGCGGTAGGTATTATCGCAGCTCAGTCTATCGGTGAGCCAGGTACACAGTTAACGATGCGTACGTTCCATACAGGTGGGGTTGCCGGAGATGATATTACTCAAGGTTTACCTCGTATCCAAGAGATCTTCGAAGCTCGTAATCCGAAAGGTCAGGCAGTTATCAGTGAAATCGACGGTGTTATCGCAGCGATCAACGATGTTAAAGATCGCCAAGAAGTAGTTGTACAGGGTGAAGTTGAAGCTCGTACGTATGCTATTCCTTACGGTGCTCGTCTGAAAGTAACGTTAGGACAGCCAATTAGCCACGGTAAAGAGTTAACAGAAGGTTCTATTGATCCGAAAGAATTACTAAAAGTAACGGACATTACAGCAGTGCAAGAATACTTATTACGTGAAGTTCAAAAAGTATACCGTATGCAAGGGGTAGAAATTGGTGACAAACACGTAGAGGTAATGGTACGTCAAATGCTACGTAAAGTTCGTGTAAGTGATGCAGGTGAAACAGACGTATTACCAGGAACATTACTAGATATCCATCAGTTTACTGATGCGAATGCGAAGGTGTTACTGAAAGGTAAACAACCAGCGACAGCTAGACCTGTTCTACTTGGTATTACAAAAGCTTCACTTGAAACTGATTCATTCTTATCTGCAGCATCATTCCAAGAAACAACTCGTGTCTTAACTGATGCAGCAATTAAAGGTAAACGTGATGAGCTTCTAGGATTGAAAGAGAACGTTATTATCGGTAAACTTGTTCCTGCTGGAACAGGTATGAATCGTTATCGCAAAGTGGATCTTGTAAAAACAACACAAGATAACATGAATGTAGAAAACGATGAAGTTTATGTGGAACAGTAA
- a CDS encoding 50S ribosomal protein L7ae-like protein, giving the protein MSYQKVSNAENVVVGHKRTLEAIKNGIVKEVVIAEDADVRLTHVIIRTALQHNIPITKVESVRKLGKVSGIQVGASAIGIIS; this is encoded by the coding sequence ATGTCTTATCAAAAAGTGTCAAATGCTGAAAATGTAGTCGTTGGTCATAAACGCACATTGGAAGCAATCAAAAATGGTATAGTTAAAGAAGTTGTTATTGCAGAAGATGCTGATGTGCGGTTAACCCATGTTATCATTCGCACTGCTTTGCAACATAACATACCCATAACAAAAGTTGAATCAGTTCGTAAGCTTGGAAAAGTTTCGGGGATTCAAGTGGGAGCTTCAGCAATAGGAATAATAAGTTAA